The DNA region AAATATAAAAACAATAATATCAATAAAATTGATGGTTTGAAAATAGAATTTGATAAGGATTGGGTACACTTGAGACCAAGTAATACGGAACCAATCATAAGAATCTATGCAGAAAGTAATTTTGAAACTACCGCAAATAATATTGCGAAAAGAATAATGCAAGATATCAAAGAATGTATGTAAATATTACATCATAAATTGTGTAACTTTGCTCGTAAAATCATTTTTAGGTGAGATTTCTGACCTAAAAATGATTTTAATTTTATAAAAAAGGATAGAAAAGATGACATCAGGAAATAGGATTTATTTAGACAATGCTGCGACCACTCCGTTAAGTAAAGAAGTTTTAGAGGCAATGATGCCTTATTTGACCGAAAAATTTGGAAATCCATCTTCTATTTATAGCTATGGAAGAGAAACAAGACTTCCGATTGAAAATGCAAGAAAACAAGTTGCGAAAATAATCCATGCACATCCTGGTGAAATATTTTTTACAAGTTGCGGTACAGAAAGTAGCAATACTGCAATCCAAGAATCCATTGTCAACCTGAATTGCAAGCATATCATTACCTCTCCTATTGAACATCATGCGACTTTATATACAACAGAGTATTTGGCTAAAATGGGGAAGGTTACTTTAGATTTTGTCAAATTATTACCCAATGGACATGTCGATTTAGAAGATTTGGAAAAATTATTAGCTGAAAGTAAAGAAAGAAGTTTGGTTTCTTTAATGCATGCAAATAATGAAATTGGCAATCTTTTAGATGTAGATCGAGTAAGCGCATTATGCCAAAAATATGACGCCATTTTTCATTGTGATACAGTGCAAACTATGGGACATTTAAAATTAGATGTTTCCAAAACACATTTTGATTTTATCACTTGCTCTGCACATAAATTTCATGGTCCCAAAGGTGTTGGTTTTCTGTATATAAATGAAAATATCAAAATCGATCCATTTATCCATGGCGGTTCTCAAGAGAGGAACATGCGTGCAGGTACCGAAAATATTTATGGCATTGTTGGTCTTGCCAAAGCACTAGAAATTGCAGACGCGGCATTAGAAGAAGAGAGCACCTACATACAAGATTTAAAATCTTATATGGCAGAAGAATTAAAAAAAGCGATTCCTAGTGTTAATTTCAATGGAGATACCTTGGGAAATAGTTTATATACAGTTTTGAGTATTTCACTTCCTAAAACTGAAAAGTCTGAAATGATGCTTTTTAATTTGGATATTCATAATATTTGTGTTTCTGGAGGTAGTGCGTGTACAAGTGGTGCTGATCAAGGAAGCCATGTTATTAGAGCTATCAATAACGATCCAAACATTGTTCCATTGAGATTTTCTTTTAGCAAATACAATACAAAAGAGGAAATTGATACGGTAGTAAAGACATTGAAAACACTATTATAATTAACAATTGATTTCAAGACCTAATTATACAAAACGAGCAAATCAACACTTATATAGTTGGTTGCTTGTTTTTCTTTTTATCGCGACAACTGCTATAAATTCTTTTTCTCAGCAATTAAGTAATTGTAATAACTGGGCAAATATTATCCAACGTAATACTAATGGAATTAATTGCTCTAATATTTCAATTAGTGGAAATTCATTGACGGTAGAAGCATTAATAAATAAAACTGATGCCTTTGACGGTACAAATGTGGGTGATATAGTTTCAAAACATAATGATCCAACAGATTGTAATTATTTATTACGTCCTAATGGTGCCAGCATAACTACATCAAATGGCTTTTTCGCCACACCTACGGTTTGTATGATTGAGTCAAACAAAACGTATCATGTAGCCATGACCTACGACGGCTCAATATTAGTTTTTTACAGAAATGGAATACGTATGAGTAGTATTGCTTGTAGTGGCACTCTTATTACAAATGGATACAATACTAGAATAGGCGAACAAGCATCTCAATATTATATTGTATCTAGTTTCGTAGGCTATATAAATGAAGTAAAGATTTGGAATATTGCACGAACTCAAGAACAAATAAATAGCTACTTAACATCTGCTCTACCCAACCCAACTACTCAAAATGGTTTATTGGCATATTATTCATTTGATAATTTGAAAAATAAACAAGGAAATACAAATTTCGATGCGATTATAGATAATAATACAGTAATTAATAAAACAGTATCTTCTTGTACATTAGGAGAAGATCCTTGTCCTCCGACATGTACAACTCCAGTAGATTTTACTATAAAACAAGACAAATGTGATCCCTCATTGTTTTATTTACAAAGCACGTTAACTACAGCCAATACAAAATCAATAATTTGGTCATCAGATAATGGAACATTTAGCAACAATAATAGTGATCATCCAACCATCAAGTTTACCTCTAATGGAACATTTAATATTAAATTGTTAGTAACGAATAGCAATGGTTGTACTGGCATGATCACCAAAAATATAACGGTTAATAGTGCTCCAATTAGCCTAATTAATAAACCTATATCTAATCTTGTTTGTCCAAATACAGCAACAAATATTTCGATCAATAACAATAGTACCTATTCTAATATTCAATGGTATGCAAACAATGATTTAATTTCTGGTAATTCAGATGAAATTCAATATTCATTTATCCAAAATACAACTATAAAAGTATCTGTACAAAATAATGATGGCTGTATACTTGAAGATCAATATGAATATAATGTAAGAGCAGAACCACATTTTACAATTTCTGCTAATAACATGGAGACTTGCCAAGGAGAATCAATAAATCTTTCAGCTGATGGAGGAACGGATTATAATTGGTATATTGAGAATGAGTCTAATAGTATTGGATTGGCAAATACGATTACTTACCAACCAAATCAGTCTGAAACTATACATGTAAAAATTTCAGAAGCAATTTGTAATAATTCCATAGTATTACAATCTCAGGTTATAATTCATTCATTACCTGAAATTACGATTAGTAAATCAAATGATATTTCTTGCATCAACAATAACGTAACATTGACTGCAAATGGAGGTATTAAATATGTTTGGGAAAATTTTCCAAATAACACATCAAATATAATCGCAGTATCACCAGAAACCGAAACAACCTATAACGTAACAGGTTTTAATCAGTACAATTGCGCAAATACTTCAACAATAACCGTTATTTTAGATGAAAAATACAAAGAAGTTAAACTCTTTATTCCATCTGCATTTACACCGAATAATGATGGTAAAAATGATTTCTTTAAAGCAACAAGTAACGCTAAAATAGATCGCTATTCCTTGAAAATATTTAATCGATGGGGCAACTTAGTATTTTCTAGTAATAATATAAGCAATGGATGGAATGGAAAATATAATAACAACACTTTACCAACAGGAACTTATATCTATGAAATTACAGCAAGCAATTTTTGTAAAGAATTTCATAAGAAAGGAACCTTAGTACTCATAAAGTAATAATCACTACGCTAAATAATAAAGGGATGAAACTTATAGTTTCATCCCTTTATTATTTAGCGTAGCTACATTAATGAATTATAAATCTTTGCCGTGGCAATTTTTATATTTCTTACCACTACCACAAGGACAAGGGTCATTGCGTCCAATTTTTGGCTCAGCAACGACTGGTTCTTGCTTAGGCTCGTCTAAAATTTCGGTAGGTTGTTGGTACACATCTTTTTCATTGGCACCATATTCTTGACCATTGGCAATAACATCTGCTTTATTAGAAGTAGTTTTGCTCAAATCGGTTCTTTTTCTATGTCCCTCTTCCAACACTTGCATAGGTGCTTGAGGTTGTTGAGGATTATTATTTTGTTCACCTGGAATTTCTACATGTGACAAAAATTCAACCACTTCTTTATTTATTTCTGCATTTAACTGTGCAAATAAACCATAAGCTTCTTGTTTGTAGATAACCAATGGATCTTTTTGTTCGTAGTAAGCGGTTTGTACACTTTGTTTTAAATCATCCATAGCACGCAAATGTTCTTTCCATGCATCATCAATAATAGCAAGTGTAATTGTTTTTTCCAAACTCTTCACTAACTCCGTACCATTTGTTTCCAAAGTTTTATTCAAATTAGCTAAAACTTGAATTCCTTTTTTACCATCGGTGAATGGAACTACTACATTTTGAATTTGTCCAGCTTGATTAGTCGCAATATTTTGGAATACAGGTAAAACTTGTGAAGCAATAGCATCTTTTACTTTTACGTAGTGGTTGTATCCTTCCAAATAAACCTTTTCTGCTAATTTTTGAATATTTGAACTTTCAAATTCTTCTTTCGTAATAGCAGAATCCACACCATAGCTTACGATCAAATCTAATTTGAATCCATCATAATCATTGGTTTCTTTATAGGATGAAGCAATACCTTCAGCGATATTGTAGAATGCGCCATCCAAATCCAATGCTAATCTGTCACCAAATAAGGCGTGATTACGTTTTGTATAAATAACTGTTCTTTGTTTATTCATAACGTCATCATATTCTAATAGACGTTTACGAATACCAAAGTTATTTTCTTCTACTTTTTTTTGAGCACGTTCAATAGACTTGGTAATCATACTGTGTTGGATGACTTCACCTTCTTTATAACCAGCGAAATCCATCACTTTAGCAATACGTTCACTACCAAACATACGCATCAAATCATCTTCCAAAGAAACGTAGAATTGAGAAGAACCTGGATCACCTTGACGACCCGCACGACCACGTAACTGGCGATCGACACGACGGCTCTCATGACGTTCTGTACCCAAAATAGCCAAACCTCCCGCTTCTTTCACGCCTTCACCCAATTTGATATCGGTACCACGACCCGCCATATTTGTAGCGATTGTTACAGCACCAGCTTTACCTGCTTCAGCTACAACTTGTGCTTCATGTGCGTGTTGTTTGGCATTCAATACTTTGTGTGGAATTTGTTTTTGACGAAGCATTCTGCTCAATAATTCAGAAACTTCAACAGAAGTAGTACCGACAAGAACAGGACGACCCGCTTTTGTCAATTCAACGATTTCGTCAATTACAGCACCATATTTTTCTCTCTTCGTTTTGAAGATTAAATCATGTTCATCTTTTCTGGAAATATTAATATTCGTAGGAATGTTGACCACATCCAATTTATATATATCCCAAAGTTCCGCTGCTTCCGTTTCTGCAGTACCAGTCATACCCGCTAGTTTGTGGTACATTCTGAAATAATTCTGCAAAGTAACAGTTGCATAAGTCTGAGACGCAGCTTCAATTTTTACATTTTCTTTCGCTTCTAATGCTTGGTGCAAACCGTCAGAATAACGGCGACCATCCATGATACGACCAGTTTGTTCATCAACGATTTTTACTTGACCATCAATAACAACGTATTCATTATCTTTTTCAAATAAAGTATATGCTTTCAATAATTGATGTACACCATGAATTCTATCTGTTTTGGTACTATAATCATTTAAAGCAACTTCTTTTTGTTGTAGCTTTTCTTCCGCAGTCGTATCTGTTTCTTTAGCAATATTGGACAAAATAGTTCCAATATCAGGCATCACGAAGAAATGAGGATCTTCTCCTGCTTTTGTCAAAGCAGCGATACCTTTATCTGTTAATTCAACTGAATTATTTTTTTCATCTATATAGAAAAATAAGCCTTCATCTATAAGATGCATTTGCTTTTGCTGATCTGCTAAATAGAAATTTTCCGCTTTTTGTAATTTTTGACGATTACCCGCTTCACTTAAATATTTAATTAAAGCACCAGTTTTAGGTAAACCTCTATGAGCTTTGTATAAAGCAAATCCACCTTCTTTGGGATCATCTTTACCTTCTGCAATTAATTTTTTTGCTTCAATCAAAGATTGATTCACAATTCTTCTTTGCGCTTCTACCAGTTGTTCTACACGTGGACGAAGATCAAAGAATTGTTGTGTAGAAGTATCTCTACTTACTGGACCAGAAATAATCAATGGCGTTCTAGCATCATCAATCAATACACTATCGACCTCATCGATCATCGCATAATGATGTTTTCTTTGCACCATTTCTTCTGGATTTTGCACCATATTATCTCTCAAATAGTCAAATCCAAATTCGTTATTGGTTCCGTAAGTGATATCTGCTGCATACGCTTTTCTTCTTGCTGGTGTATTTGGTTGATGTTTATCAATACAATCAACAGTGATACCCAACCATTCAAATAATGGTCCGTTCCATTCGCTATCACGACGTGCCAAATAGTCATTTACAGTAACCAAATGCACACCTTGTCCTGCCAAAGCATTCAAATATGCTGGTAAAGTAGAAACCAAAGTTTTACCTTCACCAGTTGCCATTTCGGAGATTTTACCTTGATGTAAAACTGCACCACCGATTAACTGTACATCATAGTGAACCATGTTCCATGTAACAGTACCGCCACCAGCTGTCCATGTATGACTAAAATAGCTTTTATCACCGTCAATTCTAATATAACCTTTTTTATGCGCTTCTAATTGACGATCCAATTCCGTTGCAGTCGATTCCAACTCATCATTATCTTTTAAACGATGTGCAGTTTCTTTTACAACAGCAAAAGCTTCTGGTAAAATTTCATTTAAAATTTCTTCTAATTTCTCGTCACGATCTTTCTTTAAAGTATCAATTTCTTGATATAAAGTATCTTTTTGTTCGATTTCTGTTTCTGGAAGATTTTCTGCTTCGTCTTTTTTGGCATTAATGTTACCATCGATATCTTTAAGATAATCGCTTATCCTGCTTCTAAATTCAACAGTTTTACCTCTAAGTTCGTCATTATTCAAACTTTGATATTGTTGATAATATTCATTGATTTTATCAACAATAGGTTGTATTTTTTTGACGTCTTTTTCACTTTTATTGCCTCCAAGAAGCTTACTTAAGAAACCTAACATATATAAATATTAATACTTTTTTATTCGTAATTTTCGTAAACCAATTATCAAAAACAGTGCATTTATAACAAATTCGCCAAAATGTCAGTCTTTATAAAGTTGCCAAAGTTAATAAAACCCAGCCATACACCGTGAGTAATTAACGTATTTTGCCAAAATGTGTAAAAAAATCCTGTATTATTAATTGTTTCAATTCAATAGAATGGTTTACTTTTGCACGCAAATTCAGAAAATAGAAATTTTTTAACAGATTTCTATACAACAAATAGATAGTAACAATGCCAGGACAATTACAAGAAGTTCGCACTCGTATCAAATCTGTACAGTCTTCTCAACAGATGACCAAAGCTATGAAAATGGTTAGCGCCGCTAAACTGCGTCGTGCTCAAGATTCCATTTTGCAAATGCGCCCTTATGCAGTCAAGTTGCAGGAAATGCTTAGCAACATCATTGACAGCTTGGAAGGTGATTCTAATATTACATTAGGCGTTGAAAGACCAGTTGAAAAAGTATTGTTGATCGTCATTACAAGTGATAGAGGTCTTGCAGGTGGTTATAATTCTAATTTGATCAAACTTACCAAAAATATTATCGCAGAGAAATATAGCGAGCAAAATACAAAAGGTAATGTTACCATCTGGAATATTGGTAAGAAAGGTTACGAAAACTTGACTTCCAATGGTTACAAAACAGTAGAGACATATAAAGAATTGTTGGTAAATATCAGTTTTGACAAAGTGCAAGACGCGGCACAAGCAGCCGTTAAAGCATTTGAAAATAAAGAATTTGACAAAATCGATATTATCTATAGCGAATTTAAAAATGCAGCTACTTTCAATTATAAAGTGGAGCCATTTTTACCAATTCCAAAAGTGGAGAAAAAAGAAAACAACAATAAAGTTGATTTCATTTTCGAACCATCCAAAGATGAATTGATCAACACATTGATTCCTAAAATTTTGAATACGCAATTATACAAAGCTGTGTTAGATGCTAATGCGAGTGAACATGGTGCACGTATGACCGCAATGGATACGGCAAGTAACAATGCTGCGGAAATCTTGAAAAGCTTAAAAATCTCTTACAACCGTGCTCGTCAAGCGGCTATTACTACCGAGTTGACAGAAATCGTGAGTGGAGCTGCAGCTTTAGAAGGTTAATATCCAAAAAAATATTACGAAAAAGTCTCGGCAAGCTGTCGAGACTTTTTTATTTCAATTATATCTTCATAGTTCTAAGATGTCTGACGTAAAATTTCACAGTTTCCAAAAAGATATTAGCCAAATTGCCCTACCGCTAAAATTCACATTTCCGTTCTATTATACGCCACATCCATTGGCGATTTTGGCAGCGAAACAATTACAAAATTATTTGCTCACGCAAAATGATTTTACTCATAATTTCGGAATGGGCGCGACCGTTAATAGTTTGGAAATAGGGAAAATGTTTGGCGTTTTGGTCGTGAAAGATACCAATAACAATTTGGGTTTTCTGGCAGCATTTTCGGGTAAATTGGCAGCCAGCAACGATCATCTTTATTTCGTACCTCCCGTATTTGATTTGCTAGAAGCGAATGGATTTTTTCTACCAGAAATTCAAGAACTCAACAAAATCAATGACACTGTTGAGCGATTAGAAAATAGCGAAGATTTAGTTCATTTAAAACTGTCATTGGAAAATACAATTGCCACTAACGAAAAAAAATGGAATGGATTTAAACACTATTGTCAAAAACAAAAGCAACTTAGAAATAAGGTTCGAGATAGTTTTGAAGCACATAAAGATTCCGAAGAATACGCTATTCTTGTAGATTATTTGAAACAACAGAGTTCGCGTGATTCTTACGAATTAGAACATTTACAAAAAGAAATAAAGGAAGAAAATCAACAAGCCGAAAACACTTATCAATCCTATTTGGATAAAATAAATGCACTAAAACAGGAACGAAAAACACGCTCTGCTGCATTACAAGACACAATATTCCAACAATATACTTTTCTAAATAGTCAATTGGAATCCAAATCTTTATATGAGATCTTCAATAAAGATTTGGGCATTTTACCATTGGCGGGTGCAGGAGAATGTGCTGCCCCCAAATTATTGCAATATGCATTTTCTCATTCATTAGATCCTATTTGCATGGCAGAATTTTGGTGGGGGAAATCACCTAAATCGGAGGTTCGTCAACATCAACACTTCTACCCTTCTTGTCGTGGGAAATGTGAACCTATTTTGGGACATATGCTATCCAAAACGATTACAGATGAAGATGTTTTCAAAATGGTCACTAAATTTGATTGCGATGTTGAGATCGTGTATGAAGATGAATATCTCGCCGTCATCAATAAACCCGAAAATTTCTTAAGCGTTCCCGGCAAATTCTTGGAAGACAGCGTTTATAAAAGAATGAAAGAACGTTATCCACAAGCGACTGGACCATTGGTAGTACATCGATTAGACATGGCGACGTCTGGACTTTTGCTGATTGCTAAAGATAAATATACACATGAGTTATTACAACGTCAATTTATCCGAAAAAGTATCCGAAAACGTTATGTAGCTATTCTTGATGGTATTTTGGAACAAAAAACAGGAACCATCAATTTGCCCTTACGCAATGATTTAGAAGATAGACCTCGTCAATTAGTAGATTTTGAAATAGGACGCCCAGCATTGACAAAATTTGAAGTTGTAAATTACGAAAATGGAACAACCCGTATTCATTTTTGGCCAATTACAGGACGTACGCATCAATTGCGCATGCACGCTTCTCATGCATTGGGATTAAATACGCCAATCGTCGGCGATGAATTTTATGGCAACAGGGCCGATCGATTGTATTTGCATGCAGAAGAATTACAATTCATTCATCCCAAAACGAAGGAAAAAATGACTATTATTTGCCCGGCTCCATTTTAATGAATTCTATATCCAATGATAATAGCGTATGCGACAACAAAAAAGAGCATGAATATAAAATTTATAAAAAATAATACTACGCCTTTTAAAAAAACCCTTCTACGACTTTGGAAAAATACGCGATGATGCGCTTTAAAAAAGTACCTAATCGTATAAAAACAAATAACTACCGAATACAATATAAGAATTATCGTAAATATTCCGTAACTAAAACCCGAAAATAACTTTTGTAATATTATTATTGTTGTAATTGCCGTCAATAAAAACGAAAAAAAGTGCAATGTAAAAATACTCGCATCGAAATACCAAAATTTCTTCTTATTCTCCAATAACCAAAGTAAAAATGCAAACAATGGCATGTATACAAATATAACTTTGGGAAAGTTGTGAACAAAACTTTCCTTCCATTTTTCATTGACTTCCTTTTTTGTTAATCCTTCCTCTTTCCAAGAAAATATTTTGGCAGCAACGATATTTTGCCAATAATTATTTTTTTCCGAAGGTGGTAATCCTGCTTGTATTTTATCATATTCCTCTTGTGTAGTAGCACCTTTTATTATTGACTGATCAAGATTATAATATTCTTCGGATACTTCATTTTTAGATTGTTTTTTCACAAGAGAATCATGACTCATCGTATTGTTCATTTTCACAACGTATTGATCAAAATCACTTTTAGAAATTAGTTTTTTATCTAGTAAAACCTTCATTCCGTTTATACCTTTTTCATCCTCAACCTTCTTAACTTCCACTTTTTTCTCCTCTTTTTCGTCATGATGCTTTTTATGAGAAAAATCTGGAATTATAGCTGGAAGAAAAAATGCGATAAAACTGATGAAAATGTACAATTTTACAGGGTTCACATATTTCAATCTTTTCCCAGAAAGATAAGTTTGGGTTAATTGTCCTGGATTAAACAAAAGAGCTTTCATTGTGATCCAAAACTGACCATCATAATGTGTCAAATCTTCCATGAAATGTCCGATCAAAAAATGAAAAGGTTGCCTTCTTTCGATGTTCTCTTGTCCACAATGCGGGCAAAATCTATCTTCTACAATTGCGCCACAGTTTAAACAGTCATTCTCCGTTCTAAGTTTATGATGGTGTCCCATTTAGTAATCAATTTATTCTAAAATTAATAAAATAAGGTTAAATAGAAAATCATAATTTCATAAGTTCTAAAATTTTCTAAAAGCAATCTTTATCTTCGCCGTCAAAGAAATTTATGGAAACTTCTCAATTAATTCCACATATTGAAGCGCTAATATTTGCAAGCGACCGCCCGTTGATGACGTTGGAGATTGTTGAGCTTTTGAATAATACGTTTGGATTTATGGACAATCAGATCACGCTAGATCAAGTAGAAAGCGGATTGGATGCCATTCAAGAAAAATATGATTCTGAATTTTATGCCTTTCGCCCATTTCAAAGTGGCGGTGGTTGGGCTTTTCTGACAAAACCGGAATATCATACTACCGTTGCACAATTAAACGGTGATAAATTTATCAAAAAACTTTCTGGAGCCGCATTAGAAACTTTGTCCATTATCGCATACAAACAGCCTGTTACAAAAGGCGAGATTGAAAGTATCAGAGGTGTGAATAGTGACTATAGTGTTCAAAAATTATTAGAAAAAGATTTAATCGTCATTTCTGGTAGAGATGAAGACTCTCCTGGAAAGCCGCTTTTGTATAGTACAAGTAAAAATTTCATGGATTATTTTGGTATTAATTCGCCTAAAGACTTACCTAAAATAAAAGAAATCCAAGAAGAAGAATCCCTTTATCCAAGTATTGTCGATCCTTCTCAAACACAAGAAGCCGGTGACGCCCCTAAAAGTGCATTAAATTACGAAGCTAAATCCTCTACAAATGATGAAATTGCAGAATAATATTATACCTAAATTAAAAAGAAACGCTTTCTTACTCCCAATTGGACTTTGTTTTTTCCAAAATATGGCGCAAGCACAACATCATTTGACGGAAATGGTGCAAGAGCCAATTACACACGCTGATAGTGTCCGTGGTAATATAAATGCGCCCGAACGTACTTGGTGGGATGTCTTGAAATATGATATAATTGTTAAAGTAGACGATGATGCACAGACAATCAAAGGAAGTAACAAAATCACATATAAAGTAGTAAAGGATAGTTATCCTGCATTTATGCAGATTGATCTTCAAGAACCAATGGAGATTGATAGTGTTATTTTTGGAGAAAGTCGTAAATTAAATTTTACACGTGATGGCAATGCATTTCATATAAATGTACCCAAACAAAAATATTTAGGTACAGGATCGATTGAAGTATTTTTTCATGGCAAACCTAAAAAAGCAGTAAAAGCACCTTGGGATGGTGGTTGGGTTTGGGCAAAAGATTCATTGAATCGCCCTTGGATTACCGTTGCTTGTCAAGGTCTGGGAGCATCTGCCTGGTATCCATGCAAAGATGTGCAAGATGACGAACCGAATCAAGGTGCATCTTTATCAGTAATTACTAAAAAAGATTTAGTAGAAGTAGGCAATGGACGCTTGAAATCTGAAACGACCTACGGAAATGAATGGAAAGAATATACTTGGGAAGTTAAAAACCCAATTAATAACTATACCATCGTACCATACATTGGATATTATGTCCCTATCAATGCCACTTATGCAGGATTAAAAGGCAAATTAGATGTTACACTTTGGGCATTGGATTATAATAAAACTCGAGCGCAACAACATTCTTTGCCAGAGGTTATGCGTATGTTAAAAGCATTTGAATATTGGTTTGGTCCTTATCCTTTCTACGAAGATGGTTATCAATTAGTTGATGCACCACATTTAGGCATGGAACATCAAAGTGCGGTGGCTTATGGTAATCATTATTTGAATGGATATTTGGGTAGAGATTTATCTGGCACGGGGCAAGGAGATAAATTTGATTTTATCATCGTACACGAAAGCGGACATGAATGGTTTGCCAATAATATCACATCCAAAGATATCGCCGACATGTGGATTCATGAAAGTTTTACCAATTATAGCGAAACCTTATTTACAGAATATTATTATGGAAAAGAAGCTGGGCAAGAGTATTGTTATGGCATCCGTAAAAATATCGTAAATGACAAACCTATTATCGGTCCATACAATGTCAACAGAGAAGGAAGTGGTGATATGTATTACAAAGGGGCGAACATGATCAATAGTATTCGAAGTGCAATTGGTGATGATAAATTATTTAGAGAAATATTGATCGGTATGAATAAGGATTTCTATCATTCTACAGTAACTTCTACTGATATTGAAAATTATATCAATAAAAAATCGGGAAAAGACTTTACTTCCACTTTCCAACAATATTTGACAACAACACAAATTCCACAATTAGAATATGCCTTTTCAAAAGAAAAAAACAAATTCTATTTTAGATATGTCAATTGTTTGGATTCCTTTAATATGCCTTTAACTTTAATTTCGAAAAAAGCGAGTTTAAAAGTTATTCCATCGACAAAATGGCAATCTATTTCCATCAGTAATGGACAATTAGAAATGCTCAATCCCACAAATATTGAATTTCAATATTATA from Rhizosphaericola mali includes:
- a CDS encoding cysteine desulfurase family protein, translating into MTSGNRIYLDNAATTPLSKEVLEAMMPYLTEKFGNPSSIYSYGRETRLPIENARKQVAKIIHAHPGEIFFTSCGTESSNTAIQESIVNLNCKHIITSPIEHHATLYTTEYLAKMGKVTLDFVKLLPNGHVDLEDLEKLLAESKERSLVSLMHANNEIGNLLDVDRVSALCQKYDAIFHCDTVQTMGHLKLDVSKTHFDFITCSAHKFHGPKGVGFLYINENIKIDPFIHGGSQERNMRAGTENIYGIVGLAKALEIADAALEEESTYIQDLKSYMAEELKKAIPSVNFNGDTLGNSLYTVLSISLPKTEKSEMMLFNLDIHNICVSGGSACTSGADQGSHVIRAINNDPNIVPLRFSFSKYNTKEEIDTVVKTLKTLL
- a CDS encoding T9SS type B sorting domain-containing protein, translated to MISRPNYTKRANQHLYSWLLVFLFIATTAINSFSQQLSNCNNWANIIQRNTNGINCSNISISGNSLTVEALINKTDAFDGTNVGDIVSKHNDPTDCNYLLRPNGASITTSNGFFATPTVCMIESNKTYHVAMTYDGSILVFYRNGIRMSSIACSGTLITNGYNTRIGEQASQYYIVSSFVGYINEVKIWNIARTQEQINSYLTSALPNPTTQNGLLAYYSFDNLKNKQGNTNFDAIIDNNTVINKTVSSCTLGEDPCPPTCTTPVDFTIKQDKCDPSLFYLQSTLTTANTKSIIWSSDNGTFSNNNSDHPTIKFTSNGTFNIKLLVTNSNGCTGMITKNITVNSAPISLINKPISNLVCPNTATNISINNNSTYSNIQWYANNDLISGNSDEIQYSFIQNTTIKVSVQNNDGCILEDQYEYNVRAEPHFTISANNMETCQGESINLSADGGTDYNWYIENESNSIGLANTITYQPNQSETIHVKISEAICNNSIVLQSQVIIHSLPEITISKSNDISCINNNVTLTANGGIKYVWENFPNNTSNIIAVSPETETTYNVTGFNQYNCANTSTITVILDEKYKEVKLFIPSAFTPNNDGKNDFFKATSNAKIDRYSLKIFNRWGNLVFSSNNISNGWNGKYNNNTLPTGTYIYEITASNFCKEFHKKGTLVLIK
- the atpG gene encoding ATP synthase F1 subunit gamma, encoding MPGQLQEVRTRIKSVQSSQQMTKAMKMVSAAKLRRAQDSILQMRPYAVKLQEMLSNIIDSLEGDSNITLGVERPVEKVLLIVITSDRGLAGGYNSNLIKLTKNIIAEKYSEQNTKGNVTIWNIGKKGYENLTSNGYKTVETYKELLVNISFDKVQDAAQAAVKAFENKEFDKIDIIYSEFKNAATFNYKVEPFLPIPKVEKKENNNKVDFIFEPSKDELINTLIPKILNTQLYKAVLDANASEHGARMTAMDTASNNAAEILKSLKISYNRARQAAITTELTEIVSGAAALEG
- the secA gene encoding preprotein translocase subunit SecA, coding for MLGFLSKLLGGNKSEKDVKKIQPIVDKINEYYQQYQSLNNDELRGKTVEFRSRISDYLKDIDGNINAKKDEAENLPETEIEQKDTLYQEIDTLKKDRDEKLEEILNEILPEAFAVVKETAHRLKDNDELESTATELDRQLEAHKKGYIRIDGDKSYFSHTWTAGGGTVTWNMVHYDVQLIGGAVLHQGKISEMATGEGKTLVSTLPAYLNALAGQGVHLVTVNDYLARRDSEWNGPLFEWLGITVDCIDKHQPNTPARRKAYAADITYGTNNEFGFDYLRDNMVQNPEEMVQRKHHYAMIDEVDSVLIDDARTPLIISGPVSRDTSTQQFFDLRPRVEQLVEAQRRIVNQSLIEAKKLIAEGKDDPKEGGFALYKAHRGLPKTGALIKYLSEAGNRQKLQKAENFYLADQQKQMHLIDEGLFFYIDEKNNSVELTDKGIAALTKAGEDPHFFVMPDIGTILSNIAKETDTTAEEKLQQKEVALNDYSTKTDRIHGVHQLLKAYTLFEKDNEYVVIDGQVKIVDEQTGRIMDGRRYSDGLHQALEAKENVKIEAASQTYATVTLQNYFRMYHKLAGMTGTAETEAAELWDIYKLDVVNIPTNINISRKDEHDLIFKTKREKYGAVIDEIVELTKAGRPVLVGTTSVEVSELLSRMLRQKQIPHKVLNAKQHAHEAQVVAEAGKAGAVTIATNMAGRGTDIKLGEGVKEAGGLAILGTERHESRRVDRQLRGRAGRQGDPGSSQFYVSLEDDLMRMFGSERIAKVMDFAGYKEGEVIQHSMITKSIERAQKKVEENNFGIRKRLLEYDDVMNKQRTVIYTKRNHALFGDRLALDLDGAFYNIAEGIASSYKETNDYDGFKLDLIVSYGVDSAITKEEFESSNIQKLAEKVYLEGYNHYVKVKDAIASQVLPVFQNIATNQAGQIQNVVVPFTDGKKGIQVLANLNKTLETNGTELVKSLEKTITLAIIDDAWKEHLRAMDDLKQSVQTAYYEQKDPLVIYKQEAYGLFAQLNAEINKEVVEFLSHVEIPGEQNNNPQQPQAPMQVLEEGHRKRTDLSKTTSNKADVIANGQEYGANEKDVYQQPTEILDEPKQEPVVAEPKIGRNDPCPCGSGKKYKNCHGKDL